The stretch of DNA TGAGGCCGGAGGCCGGGCGACCCGAAGACATTCGAATCGACTCgacctcctccctcctgcccgcCCCTCTACGCAAGGGAAAAAGAAGGCGGCGGAAACAGACCCATGCCACTCACAGTGCAAGGCCCGCCCCCATCTGGCCCAGGAACCAATGGCTCAGCGACGGACTGATAAGGACATTCCATGGGAGATACCGAGTCCAATCACAGGAGGCCGAGGCGGAACGATCGCAATATGCTAATCGGGCGCCTATATAAGTCGCCTCGAAGCCGAGCCTTGGGCAGAGCGCGCAGGGGCGCCTTGCCGAACGGGCCATCGGCTCGTGGTGGGGCTCTTCCTGGCTATCCACCTCCCCCCGCTCTTCCGTTTCCCTGCTGCGCAGCCCTGTAAACATTAGTAAACTCCGAGGGACTGTCCACGGCACAGACACAGCCCCCAGCGCCGTGCCTGACCGGGCAGCAAAGTTTCCCCAGCGGCCGACAATTCCCCGCGGACCCGACCCCTGCGTCTCTCGGGCAGTCTGGGCGGCGGGGGCTGCAGAGGACGATGCACAGATCCCCTCCCCTGCCAGGTCCCTCTCCAAACCGAAGGTACCTGCCTGCGCCCCCTGAGCGCAGCACGGATGGGCGACTTCCTCGCcccatcctccctcccctcccttcccacgGCACACACGGAATAAAGCCCTGGCCCTCCGCAGGCTACACCCGGCCGCGGCGCCCCTCACTCGGTGTCCGGCGCCGTGCGAGGGccgggggctgggtgggggcgaCTGGGGCCGCACCACGCGGAGTACGGACCCCGGACTTTACGTAACACTCAGATTCGGGACTGGGTGGAGGTGGTTCCGGGGACCCCTCGCCCTCTGCGCCCTCCCGGCAGCCCTGCGCGCAGCCCCGTCCCCGCGCCCCTCAGCCTGACGACCGCGGCACAGCCCTCCCCAGGCGCCGTGGCCTGCGCCCCCTGCGCCCCCTCCCCCGCAGCACCCCGCCTCGTCACTTCACTACAAAGAGCGCTTTGCTCGCGCAGCCTGGCATCGAGACCTCTCTcgttcctccttcctcctccgtGCCCGGGCTTCGCGCACAAGGACCTTGGGAAATCAAAGACGCCCCAGACCTTTTGTTTCTGCCGGCAAGGGCCCCGCCGCGGGCTCGCGGCTCTCCAAGAGGGGAAGCAGGACGGCCCGGCCCCGCGGCGCGCCGCCACCGGCGGGGATGGAGCAGCCGCCCCCGCCCATCCATCCCGCCGTACCTTGGTATTTCGCGTCGATCTCCCGCATCAGAGAGACGTTTCTCTGCAGATCAAAAGGCAGAGACTCGATGGAGTCCAGGTAGTCCTCCACGTAGTTCACCAGGTGGATCTGCTCCCCGTTGGCAGGGCTCAACATGGTTCACCGCGGTCCCCGGCGACTCCGCGCGGCTTTCCGCTTCCTCCGGCCCCCGCCCCCTCGGAGCCCGGCGCTGCAAAATGCAAGGCTCCCGCCTGCCGGCGCGCCCCCCCCCCCGACTCCAGCCGGCCCCGCGCCGCTACATCTGCGAGCCGCGCCGCCTGGGCCCGGGGACCGGCTCCTGGCGGGCCGGGCCGGCGCTCGGCGGCCTCGGGCGCGGGGCGGGCACGGGCGGGCGTGCGGGCGCGCACCCCggcgccggggccggggccggggccgagCGAGCGCGGGAAGGGGCGCGCGCCGCCCGCCGCGCCGCACTTGTCCAACGTGGAAAACCCAAATACCAGTTTCAAACACTTGGGAAACATTCGGCCCCCCGGCACCGCGCATGCGCCCCGGcgccaccgccccctcccccgggggccccgcccccgccgcacGCACGCCCCTCGCCAGCCCCGCCGCCCGGGGGTGGGGCTCTGTCTGTCACTCCGGCCCGGGCGGGGGTCTCGCGGGCAGAGGGCGGCGGGCGGGGAGCAAACTTTACTAGGAGTTTCGCACTTGCAGGCAGAGCGGCGTCGGGCGGCACCATACTCCCACTGGGGCGGGGGGGCCGCAGGGCGGCAGGAGGCCCCGCCCCAGACGGCCGGAGCCGAGCCCGCAGCAGCAGCCCCGCCGCCAGCCCCGCGGGCAACCTGTCTCCCGCCGCCAGCCCCTCGCACTCCCCTAGCCCGCTCTGTAGCGGGGAAATATATAAGTACGCCTCGGAACAGACTGGCAACCTCGGGAGCCAATCGACTTGCCGCGCACAGTTGGATGGTCCAATCAGGACGAGGAGGGGTGGGTGAGCTCGGGTACCGCCCCCTCCGCCGGGGTCTCACTACTGGAAACCCGCGTCCTCTCGGGGCGGGCGGGGCCCGGTCGGGCGGAAGTGGGCGCGCGTGCGCACTAGGGCGGCCACGGCGGCCGCCGGCCCGCGCGGGAGACCTACCATCTGGCGGTCGGACCACCACTCCCAGCGGCCCCGGCGGCTCGCGCGCTTGCGCGGTCCAACACCGCCCGCCCTTATTGTGTCGCCGGCTGGAGGCTGGAGCCAAGCGGCTTGGAGACAAAGAGGCTCGAGAAGGGAACCCACGCCGAGCCCCCGGAGAGGCCGGACGGCCCTTCTTCTCGCCCGTGTCCTGGATGCCGCTCTTGATGTCCGCGCCCCCACTTCGAAATACCACCCACAGCGGGGCGGGGCCGGCTTTCAGTCAGGGGTCCCGGGGGGGTTTCTCTCTCAGTCTcgggccctcccctccctccatctctctctcctcctggtgCTAAACTCAAGTTGGGCTTTAAGTGAGCCCCGTTGCCTAGACGACGAGCCCGCGCGCGGGCCCGCCCCTTCCGGTCGAGGCCCCGCCCCGTGGGCGTGGCCACGCCGAGGCTTTGTCCGCTAGCCCGGGGCCTGCGCCCGAGCCGCCGCTGCAGGCAGGCGAGCTGGGAGGCGTTCTCTCCGCCCGGTGTGTCCTCTCCCTGGGCGCAGACGTCCTGTAGTCGTCTTTAACCCTGCCCGGTAGCTCGGCCCCAGCCTACGAGCGTCCCATACCAGCTCTGCGTCCCCTCTTCGGCCGGTGGATGCGGGGTGGAGGGTCGGCCTCCTTCCCGGGTGCCCCGCTGCTCCCCGCGTTCCCGCCCCTCGACCCGGGAGCGAGGCTCTGGTGGAGCCCCTAGAGTCCGCAGAAGCAGCGTTGTGACAGCCAAGACCGCTCGGAAGTTTTCGGTCCCTCTCTGTAACCAGTAGAATTGCAGCCCAGCCCGGTGTTTTTAAAATGGGCGATTGTCCGCAGCGCGGCTCGCGCTGGCCAGGTGATGGTCTCGTAAACAGCGCGAGACCGCGTTGAGTTGTTTTTGTCTTTCGAAACGAGTTTTCACGTGGGATCGTTGCTGCGCTGATCAACGCCGAATAGTACTTAACACTTTGAAATGAGTTTCTTCTTTACGCTCAGCCCCCTTAACCCACCCCCACATCAGGAGAACGTTCACTTCGAAAATTTGGGGAAACGGTTGTTATTTCACTTAGAGATTCACACTTTTCCAGTTTTGGCTCAGTTTAAAGCAGACGCTGAGTTTAAACTTCATTTATGGGCCACTAGCCTGCACAAGACTTTAGTACTCTGACGCTATGTGGAAACGAAGATATTATGTGGACTAGTGAACGCTGactaagaaaaaagataaaagtaactTTAAAGTACATGATCAAGAAAGAGGTAGGTACTTTTAATCCAGGCATTTATTGCCTTTAACTGAGAAGTGTTCATCTGGATTTAAGGATAAAGGTGAGAAAGTACTCCTTTCAGTGATAATCAAGCTggactgttttgttttggttttgttttttaaatcacgaTGTCATCTCAGTAGCGATCCCTCATTTTTGCATGGACTTGACAAACAcgtgagacaaaaaaaaattgtttcattcaacaaaaaaatatttaatgagcgCCTACCATATGCTTCCccctcttgtggctcagcaggtaaagaatctgcctgcaatgcgggagacctaggttcgatccctgggttgggaagatcctctggagaagggaaaggctacccactccagtattctggcctggagaattccatggactgtgtatccatggggtcccaaagagtgggacatgactgagcgactttcacacttcaCCACTTGCTAGCTACTGTTCTGTGCACTAGGGAAGCAGTGGTGAATAATGTTTGTAAGACCTTTACTTTACCCCTTAGGCTAAAAAGCCAGAAAATATTTGATTAGTTTTACCAAGTTCTTAAAATGTATGCCAATGACTTCAACATTGAATGGACAAGGTTAGAAGACCAATAGCTAGAGCATAACTGTAATCACCCATTTAAAAATGCCACTAAAGAAAAGATCTTAATTTTGAGGATACATTGAAGAATTTGGGTAGTTTCAATTGTTCTTTGGAGTGTGTTTCAAAAATTgatattaaagttttttttaaggttatagTTCTAGTTTCACTGAAGATGTTCAAACttaatggaagaaaaagagatgaactATAATTCTTTCTGTTTTGAGCTGCTTAAATATAAATCCTAACATGTTCATCTCAAACCTGAAGTGCCCTAAATAATATGTGCTACCTCATCTACTATACTTTGGATTTACAGATTTTGCTTTGAAGCAAAATTAATGCTGAGAACTACACTTTTTTGTTGTCATTAAGGGCTACGAAATGGCATTCATGACATTTTGGATGGTTCTGACGTAGACTGGGAGGAGTCAAATTAActggaatctctctctctctctgggtatGTATGCTACTATATCTTCCTGGTCACTTTAATATTGAACTTGCAAGAGGAGTCATGCTTTTAACCATCAGTGAATAATGTGTTTGTTTTCCCCTGTTTGACGATTCCCAGAAGACTTAAGGTAGCACTGCGGTCCGCCAAGGGCTGAGCACCTTACAGGACCAGTTTTCAGAGGACAGAATATACCTCTTAGTTTAAAAAATCAGGTTTCCCATGGCCAATTAAAACATGCCAGCTGTCCAGGTTCATGCGCAGGGTTCCATCTTCAGTCTcactaaatttgtttttaaaacttctagCTTTCCCCTCAAATTCTTCATGTTCTTACAGATTGCAGTCAAGCCTTTTGtcgttttcttatttttctggcaTATCTAATATCTGTCGGAGCTTTCTCTATCAGATGTTTTACTGCTCAGATTTTCTCCCACCTGCAACAGGTGAATCTCCTCAGAGATTACCCTTTTCTGAATTTGgtggtggtggctcagagggtaaagcctctgcttgcgatgcgggagacccgggttcaatccctgggtagggaagatcccctggagaaggaaatggcaccccactccagtactcttgcctggagaatcccatggatggaggagcctggcgggctacagtccatggggtcgcagagagtcggacacgatgaaaGAGGTGGCTTAGTgcgtcaagaatctgcctgccaagcaggagacgtgggttcaatccctgggttgggaagatcccctagagatgcaaatggcaaaccactccagtattcttgcctagagagtcccacggacagaggagcctgctgggctacagtctgtggggtggcagaagagttggacaggactgagcaactaaacaactacagAGTTGAAAATAATTTACATCTGAAGTACTCAAGGAACatactgctatattcaaaatggataaccaacaaggacctgttgtACAGCACGTGGAATTCTCAGTGTTGTGACGGCCTGGATTGCGGGGCGGGGTaggggggggttgggggaggatggatacatatacatgtatggctgaatcccttcgctGTTCCCCTCAAACTACCAttacattgttaatcggctatacccctacgcaaaataaaaagtttaaagtttgaaaaaagataaaacccAAAAATAATTAGGGAGAGAGACACACACCTTGTACTAGAAAGGAGAGAGAATTACAAAAGAGCAACAAGGCAAGCAtgcaggcagtggggagggggttaATGCTGAAGCAGGGCTCTGAGAGGTGGGGGAAAGGGGCTTGGCTTCGATGGGAGGTCTCCTAATTGTGAATGACAAGCTCTAACACTTCAGCTGTCCTGTCTTCGGACACAGTTCCCGTGGAACTGCAGAGCTGGACTCCAGAGGCCTTGGGGAAAGTTTAAGTGCTGTTGGAAGGTACTTTGTCTCTACTGGAGCACTTGCCTCGTTATAGAACGACCAAAACAAACCCCCCAAAGAACTGAGAAACAACGTGCTGTTTTGAGGACTGCAAAAGCAAAggggatttctttgtttttttgagacGCTGTTTTGAAAGATATCAATAAGGACACGTTTGTCGAGATAATTTGAAAGTTAACTTCAAGAGACTCCGCCTTTAAACAGTCTCGTTGAAACCGAAATTCAGAATGCTTTTGTTCTCAAGAGACCAGATGACAGAACTTACAACCGTAAAATGAATCCCAGGCGGTCATTTCCTACTACGCGTACTCGATGAATGGGTGGTGTCCGAGCTTTGCTGTTTCATCCGGGGACAGGGTGTACCGTGTTGGGGTGCAGACGTGCTCAGTGTGTGCATGAGCCGTGTTGGGGTGCAGACGTGCCCCTGGAGCAGGCGCAGAGCCGTCAGCGGCTGCCCGCCCCATGGCACTGGGTCCTGCGGCGCGCGGGCCCGGCCCGGGGTTGCACCGAGTCAGCTCAGTCCAGCGCCGCCCGGGACGAGAAGGTCGGAGCTCTGCCCACCGCCCCGGGGCGGGGCCGCCACCCATGCCTgccgctcccctcccctccctcaccgaggcgcggccccgccccccgcgccgCGGCGAACTCTGGCCGGCCTCTTCCGGGTGGGCGGGGCGACCGGGCCTTCCGGTGGGCGGGGCCTGGAGGCCCCTCCCCCGGCGTGGGCGTGGCCTGCGGGCCTTGCGCGCCGGCCATGCTGGGGACGCGCCGGGCCTGCGCGGGCGCTTGGCTGCTCCGGGCCGCGCGGGGCCCGAAGCAGGGCCGCTCGGCATCGGGGGCGCGCGGGCAGGGCTGGCTGCAGCCCACGGGCTACGACACGGGCGTCAAGGTGTACAACAGCCTCACCCGGAGGAAGGACCCGTTGATTGTGAGCCGCGCGGACGCCGCCTCCTGGTAGCCCGCCGGGACTCGGGGAGCGGGGGTGCGGCGGGGCGGGAGGGGCTGCACCCAGCCTTTCCGGAGGCGGGCGCCCTGCGTGGGGCGCGGGCTTGCGTCCTCAGGTGCAGGCGTCTAATGAATGATGAAGTACTCCGGCGGCACCTGTAAAGACCCTCGGGTAGTTCCAGCGTTTCACGGATTTGGCGCTGAATTTAGTGATCCGAGGGTCATACAGCCCCGGGTACGCATCCCCCAAAGcggttacttttcttttttacaaagaGACATGATTCTATGCTGATTATGACTGAGAACGTGGCGTCCTGTCTTGCAAGTTTGTTTCACATGGTGGGTCTTACCTCTGTCCCCAGGTATAGCTGCGGACCAACTGTCTACGCTCACGCACACCTGGGTCATGCTTGGTGAGTGTCCTGACGCTGGATTTTCACCCTTTAAGGGACCgtttattttggaaagaaagccttttgcagggtttttttttttttttttttcccctatcccTCAAGTGACAACTTAAGAATCCTGAGTAGTTAGTGTATTCCAAGCATTGTGGGAAGCATACATATTACATCCTCACTTGGCCCCCATAGCAGTGCTAAGCACTTGGTCCCATTTCAGGTGAGAAGCCTCAGGGACACAGTGAGAGCAAGGGAAAGGACCGTTTTGCAATCAGATGCTTCTTGTTGTGTTTAGTGAGAGGAGGCCATTCAGAGGACCCTTGAGTCAGCTGGTCAGGAGTTTCcgcgcccccctccccctgcccctatTTACTTCCCaactttggacaagtcactttaTTACTGAGTCCTGGTTTCTTCGTCTTTCGGATAGGGATAATAATATTCTTTGGAATCTTGACAGTTTAATGAAATAAAGCCCACAAAGTGCTGCTTAGCCCTGTCCCTGAGGTGGGAAGGCTGCCGAAGGCCCTCCTGTTCTCCAGGATAGGTGACCCGTGGGAGGGCACCCGGTAGGAAGCGTGGCGGGTGAGCTGGAGCCTGAGCCGTCTGACCACCCCACGCGCGCTTGCTCTGTCTTCTAAATCTGTCTCCTAGGCTTGTCCAAATTGCTgcttttcctaatattttgtCTGTTCTCTTGTACATCTCTTAAATTTATCTTTCAGATCTAGATTAAAAGTTACCTTTATTTAgtatgtattttagaaattacGCATCACCCAGCAAGACctgaattttttgtgtgtattataacaaaataaattgactagtagtcttttttttcccctcttctttttgGGCTAACTTACTAttaatttgttgttgctcagttgtgcccagctctttgtgaccccatggactgcagcatgccaggcttctctgtccttcaccgtctaccagagcttgctcaaactcatgtctgtcgagtcgtgatgccatccaaccatcttatcctctgtcaccctgttcTCCTCCCTGCtccatttttctcagcatcagggtcttttccagtgagtcagctctttgcatcaggtggccaaagtactattAGTTATAAAAAGCATATTTTGATCTCTTTTTTGAAGTATTAAATATGTTGGGCAAATACCGGAAACAATAGAGGTTACTGTTTGTCCTACCCTGGAAAAGCTCTCcacaaaggcaaaagagaaaacatttttatcattgAAGGAGAATGAAAGGAGTATGGGGTGCGCAGCTGAAAGGATCACAAATAGCAGGA from Bubalus bubalis isolate 160015118507 breed Murrah chromosome 13, NDDB_SH_1, whole genome shotgun sequence encodes:
- the LOC123328931 gene encoding collagen alpha-1(I) chain; its protein translation is MAGAQGPQATPTPGEGPPGPAHRKARSPRPPGRGRPEFAAARGAGPRLGAPPEPRSRVEGRERGEQRGTREGGRPSTPHPPAEEGTQSWYGTLPPAGDTIRAGGVGPRKRASRRGRWEWWSDRQMSGLGECEGLAAGDRLPAGLAAGLLLRARLRPSGAGPPAALRPPRPSGSMVPPDAALPASAKLLCLKLVFGFSTLDKCGAAGGARPFPRSLGPGPGPGAGVRARTPARARPAPEAAERRPGPPGAGPRAQAARLADVAARGRAGLRGGGGRRKRKAARSRRGPR